From Candidatus Dormiibacterota bacterium, the proteins below share one genomic window:
- the mpl gene encoding UDP-N-acetylmuramate:L-alanyl-gamma-D-glutamyl-meso-diaminopimelate ligase has product MKRVHLIGICGTGMGSLAGLLADAGYDVRGSDEAVYPPMSTMLRDKGIRVLEGYRADHLDDRPDLVVIGNIATKSNPEAVAAIERGLSYASMPQAIGRLFLEGRHSIVVAGTHGKTTTAGIMAWTLTSAGRDPSFLVGGVLKNFDRSYGLGRGEEFVIEGDEYETSFFDKGPKFLHYRPQSVILTSVEYDHAEMYPDLQSVKEAFRKLVALVPRDGLLVYCADDPNAREAARGARSPLVPYGCGRGEGFRGHVREAGSEGMEFEVTQDGALFGVYRSPLTGLHNLRNMLGVIAVAHHRGLPAQAIGEGLATFAGMKRRQDVRGVAAGVTVIDDFAHHPTAVRATLQATRDRYPGRRIWAVFEPRTNTTRRSVFQEEYAKSFDDAERIVVAAVDHPERAPEGQRFSVERLIADLRARGKDAVSIPGVPDIVDFVAKESRRDDVILVMSNGAFGGLHDRLLAALAARR; this is encoded by the coding sequence GTGAAGCGCGTTCATCTCATCGGCATCTGCGGCACGGGGATGGGATCGCTCGCCGGCCTCCTGGCCGACGCCGGCTACGACGTGCGCGGATCGGACGAGGCGGTCTATCCCCCCATGAGCACGATGCTGCGCGACAAGGGGATCCGCGTCCTCGAGGGGTACCGGGCGGACCACCTCGACGACCGGCCCGACCTGGTCGTGATCGGCAATATAGCCACGAAGTCGAACCCCGAGGCGGTCGCGGCGATCGAGCGCGGCCTTTCCTACGCCAGCATGCCGCAGGCGATCGGAAGACTGTTCCTGGAAGGGCGGCATTCGATCGTGGTGGCGGGGACGCACGGCAAGACGACCACCGCCGGGATCATGGCGTGGACGCTGACCTCGGCCGGTCGCGATCCTTCGTTCCTCGTCGGAGGGGTACTGAAGAACTTCGACCGCTCCTACGGTCTCGGGCGGGGGGAGGAGTTCGTCATCGAGGGGGACGAGTACGAGACGTCGTTCTTCGACAAGGGCCCGAAGTTCCTGCACTACCGGCCCCAGAGCGTGATCCTGACATCCGTCGAATACGACCACGCCGAGATGTACCCCGACCTCCAGTCGGTGAAGGAAGCGTTCAGGAAGCTCGTGGCGCTCGTCCCCCGCGACGGCCTGCTGGTCTACTGCGCCGACGACCCCAACGCGCGCGAGGCGGCCCGCGGAGCGCGCTCTCCGCTCGTCCCGTACGGCTGCGGACGGGGCGAGGGCTTCCGGGGCCACGTCCGCGAGGCCGGCTCCGAGGGGATGGAGTTCGAGGTCACGCAGGACGGTGCTCTGTTCGGCGTGTACCGCTCGCCGCTCACCGGGCTGCACAACCTGCGCAACATGCTCGGGGTGATCGCCGTCGCGCACCACCGCGGTCTGCCGGCGCAGGCCATCGGGGAGGGTCTCGCGACCTTTGCGGGAATGAAAAGGCGGCAGGACGTCCGCGGCGTCGCCGCGGGCGTGACGGTCATCGACGACTTCGCGCACCACCCGACGGCCGTGCGCGCGACGCTGCAGGCCACGCGGGATCGGTATCCCGGACGGCGCATCTGGGCCGTCTTCGAGCCGCGCACCAACACCACGCGAAGAAGTGTCTTCCAGGAGGAGTACGCGAAGAGCTTCGACGACGCGGAGCGCATCGTCGTCGCCGCCGTCGACCACCCGGAGAGGGCGCCGGAGGGGCAGAGGTTCTCGGTCGAGCGGCTGATCGCGGATCTGCGCGCGCGCGGCAAGGACGCCGTGTCCATCCCGGGCGTCCCGGACATCGTCGACTTCGTGGCGAAGGAATCCCGCCGCGACGACGTGATCCTGGTGATGTCCAACGGGGCCTTCGGCGGGCTGCACGATCGGCTGCTCGCCGCCCTCGCAGCGCGCCGCTGA